In Phalacrocorax carbo chromosome 1, bPhaCar2.1, whole genome shotgun sequence, the genomic stretch gcctccctgccagccGGGCGGGACGTCGCAGCGGGGCTGTTAGAGATTCCAGCGGGGCGCCCGGCGCAGGGCCGGTGGTCGCAGGTGGCGGCGGCAGCTGGCTGGTTCCTGACGCGAGGGACTGCTTGCGGGACGCTTTACCGAAAAGCAAGTCCGGCCTAAGCTATACTGCTTTGCTGCTTGGTCTGGGAGAGATAGCTGAATTACTTACACGCAAATACTGCTTGTTTTTTTAGATGCTAAAAGGATTGTTAATTATACATGACTGGTGACATCGTAGAGACTAAGCAATGCCAACTAAAAGATCCCATGGATTTGTTTCATTCTGGGCAAGTTGTAAAAATATGTGCCCCTATGGTCCGCTATTCAAAGTAAGTAACTGTCATGTCAACTatgttttcagtgtattttctcTGAGGAAGTTTATCATGACTGTAAAAACGGGGATGATTACCTCTTTCTCCTTTAATTAATACGGAGATGGACATGGGATATGGTTTATCTTATTATTATATTTGGACATGCCCACAGTACTGCGTTTTAGAATAGCTaatcagaaaaatgtctttactaaTTATCTCTTAATTTTCACATGTCTGCAGGTTGGCTTTCAGAACCTTGGTTAGGAAGTACGGTTGTGATTTGTGTTATACACCAATGATAGTGGCAGCTGATTTTGTGAGATCTGCGAAAGCTAGAGACAGCGAATTCACAACaaacaaaggtattttttttttaagaaactatGTCCTTGTCAGAATGTTTTATGTGGTGGTAAGCCAAATTGGCCAAGTGAATGAAGTCTGTCACACAACTTGACATCAGTTAACAATTTTGGTATACCATTGTAAAACCATACGAGTATCCTAGGTGAGAGTAAGCATGTTCCAGTGATACTGTGTCAAATGAAATAGTGTAAACCTTGTCTCCACCTGAAATCAGGGCCTCCAAACTGATCTAaatgtgtggtgggttgaccaCGCATAGCTGGCCAGCTGTgcacccacacagctgctcacttattcctcctccacccccagcagcatagggagagaataggaagagcaaaaccaagaaagatTCATGGCTcaaggtaaagacagtttagtaagtgaaggaaaggagattaaaaaacaagtgatgcaaaggcaatcGCTTCCTACCTTATACCAGCAGACCAATGTCCAGCCAGTCTCCAAGCAATGGTCACCCTGGGGTACAATTTCCATGTCCCAacccacttccttcttcccctaCCACTCCTGTTTCATTGCTGAGCTTGGTGTAATACAGTATGGAATATTCCTTGGGCCAGTTTGggacagctgtcccagctgtgtctaCTCCCAGTTTCTTGCCCCCCCCAATCTATTTGCTGGGGGAAGGTGGAGGCAgactgagaaaaagagaaagtttttATACCATGGAGCAATAGCCGAAACAGTGGTGCATTATCAACCCTGCTTTTGTCACAAAATCCAAAACGCAGCACTGTACAGGCTGCTATAAATAAACTTCAAATAAACTTGAAAATTAACTCCAACCCAGGCAGACCCAGTACGAGATGGTAATAAGATCCTTTTCCCAGCAATTGCTGTTTCTTGTGTGTTTCGGAGAAGAACATTTAACTCATTGGCAGGAAAAGTTTTCTGGTCTCTAACAAAAGTAAGAGGGTTGATAAAGGCGAAAAAATTAATAGGCCAGACATCAATATTGTGGAATCGAGGATTGATAAAAGAAGCAGGGTTTCAAATTAGCAGGAGTGGAAAGTGGAAGGTGCTCTTCTTGGACTCCTTGAGGTATTGAGAGGGTGATGAAAGGAGCAAGAAGGCACGAAGAAACCGGAAGTTGAAGCGTGCCTAGGGTTGATGGGGAGAAGCATGGCTCATAGTACAGAAACATAACCAGAACACAtacaaaaagaaggaataaaaggaGTTGTAGAGTCCTGGCTCtaaagcaaaaggcaaaagTGGTATGAAATGTGTGGGAAGGGGTGACAATAATGATACATATCTGCTGGCTCTATGAAGTGTGATGATTTAATCTATTCAGACCACTGAATTGGTGGTTTCATAAGTGTATATATAATAGTAGGGGAAGTATATTTCATCATTTTAGCACTGGCTGTTTACTATGGTGCATTATTCAAATAGAACAGAGCAGTTACAGAGAAAAGTCACACTGGGAAGCACAGGTAGACTCTCGTATTAGTGGAGTTCAACTTTAAAAAAGCATGAATAATTCTTtgtgtgtaaaaataaatgagtaagaacataactgaaaatttaatttggCAGTGGCTCAAAGCTCCACAGAGCCACCAGTTTGACCCCTTTGAATTTACTTATACTTGTGATCTACACGACATCCTGTGGCATTAAAGTTCCATGGGTCGGATATGTAGTGTATTCTGGGGGCAtgcagggatggggaaagaGGAAATTGTTTACGCTGTAACTTTGCTGCCATATAACAAGGGGTACAAAATGAAATGTGCTAGTGTTGTAAACAATATCTTTTCCCTAGTCACCTCTTTCATGTGCCCTTAATTATACAGTCCTGTAAAACATTCTGGCTCAGACAGCTGTGCCAAGATTATAGTATTTACATTATAGGCATTTATGCTTTAACAAGTAGCTCCACAACAGGATGTGAAATTttactgtggttttttgtttagcTTCCTGGCTGTTTGAGGTTTTTGTCTTCTAATTAGTGGAATATGGAGCCTACAATTGATtgcagtttctgttttcttcagcattGCTATTTCTTTGTTGTGTATTTCTCAAATAGAGGTAGATGTTCTTTGTGGTGGCTGCTGCTAAAAATTTGATATGGGCAGACTCGGTGCTTTTATTACTTAATGCTCAACCAAAATACTAGGAGTGTGGGATTATTCCAAAATATTAGCTGTAACAATGTAAATCTCTTCAGCTAGAACACTGTATTAAATGGATGGTGCTTTGAAAATACGcaagagatttttttgcttgctgGATTTTTAGTTAACTTCTCGCAGTGTCTCAGCTTGATTGAGAGGGTACTGCTGCCCTTTCTGACTTATGCTCCACTACTTCAGAAACTACTTATTTTCCACTAAACTAGAAAAATCTTCAGAAGCACTTGTGGTCTTTTCAGTACcagaaatgcatttgctttgtGCATCTGTTGGATCATGTCTTTCCATCAGTGCTCAGATATCCCCCTTCCTCTTAACAGCACCAATTGCTTACATGGAAAGTGAGTGCTAAGACTGAGTTATTTTTAGATGCTTTTAATATAATGCTGTAGCTATAAAAGAGGACAGCATGTTTCAGATGACCATCTGGCTCCCTGCAGGGGCTTAGTAAATCACAAGTAGTTCAGCAGACCCAAGCTGAGGAGCACTGACACTTTGGTCTCCCACTTGAGACAAAGCTGCTAAAGCTGCCTCTGCCCGTGTGTTCTTATTCCAACTCTGCATATTGCATTGTGGATAAAAACCAGCCACGCTggcacagaagaggaaaaagatggTCTGGGATAATGAAAGGCAAAGCTTGTGCATTGCTTAGCTCCTTTCTGAAGGGTTGGTTCTGTAAGCAAGTTTCCCACCTGGCAAGACAGACAGCCGTGTCAGCATAGCAAAGGGGCAGCATGCAGACAAGAAGGGGCGGGCTAGGAGGGGAAGCGTGAAGGCTGCTGAAAAATAGCAAATACTCAGTTTCCCATATAGTCTTTCTGAAGGATAAGCATCTGACCAATTTCAGTCAGAAAAAGTGTATGTTGAGTCCAGCAACACTCTAGGACACATATATTTGAATTCCCACCTCCCTTGACAGACATACTCATTTAGTAACCACTGGACAGCTACCTTTATTTATTTGTGATCTAGGGCTTGCAGAATCACAACATAGTTGAGTTTGGAAGGACCTCTGTAGATCATGTTATCCAGCCACTGTGCTCAggcagggtcacctagagccagttgcccaggaccgtgGCCAGACGGCTTTTCAATATatgaaaaacattcaaaatgtagaatttcttctttttattttctggtttgttggggttttttttaactctctGAATATCTTTTCATTGGAGTAGGTGATCATCCATTGATTGTTCAGTTTGCTGCTAAAGAAGCACAGGTTTTGTGTGATGCTGCCCATATCGTCTGTCCTTTTGCAGATGGAATAGACCTAAACTGTGGCTGTCCTCAGAGGTAAAGTTTTGAAAAAGCTGGGTAAATATGATGAAATAATTTGAGAATAAAGAAGGATGGTCTTCATTTTCATAGTAATTTCTGTCTTAACTTAAAAAGAGACTTTGAGagagaaacagcattttaacCTGTCAGAAATGTCTGTGTGGCAAAATTGTTCTGAATGTTCTGAGAGGCCTGTCACCTTGGTGAGACTGGGAAAACCAGGTGTATTTGCCAACTTGCTTTTTTTCAATTCTGAGATATTGAATGTTGGCTCAGAAGTGAAGTGTCCATCCCTCCTCAACAGCTGTTAAATAAGCATTACCAAAAAGAGCTTGGTGCAAATAATTTGGAGAGTGTTTTGAGAAATGATGTGGCAGTTACCAAAGCAATTAGGCAAGTCACTGATGTCTCAGATTTCTGCAAGAGAAGGATAGTATCTAATATATAATTATACAGGTTATATTATTCAGGAagtgctgaaaataatttattcgATCTTTTATTAGGTTTATAAGTACAGTGAATGTGATCTACTTCTCAAATTGATAGAGATTTTGTCTTGACAGTGAAACAGCACAAATGAAGGTTCTTGCTCACTGGTTCAATTGAGAACCATTTATTGTATGCTTGTCAGGCAGTCTTTTTCTAAGTGAAGAcctcaaaaataaatgtaggAAAGCAAAAGATAATATTATGGTGCAAAGACTTAATTTGTCTATTCTAATTAGATTTTCTTGACTTAAAATTATagtatttttgaaaacttttctAGAGAGATCCAAGACTCTGGAAtggaagtgtatttttttttctaagctaaCTACAGTGAAGTATGCCAAGCTGTATGTTCCTTTTAGGCCAAAAATCTACACTTACATTTTAATCATTTGTTTCTTGTGCATGCTGGtttcaaaataacaaaattttatGCACTTAATCTGCCTTTAtaggaaaaattaagaaaaacactgCTGATGCCAAGTGGATGCAAAGGTTATTTCCTGCCAATGAAAATAAAGCGTTTTGCAGttgaggaaatacagaatattacTGAAATCATATCCTTACTTGCACTTCAAAAGTCTTCCTTTTCAATCCAGAGTAATTTTCTGTTTAGAAGAAATCCATGATCCAATGGGAGGGGAAATATcaaactatttattttatgtatgatCTAAACCATTGTTGATTAAATGTTAGTTTATCTTCCTTGTGAGTCCATTTTGTGGACAGAAAATTGAACTGGAAGAGAATAGTAACTTGCCCAAAGTTCAAACAGCACAATGGAGACTGAACCAGGATCTAAAAGCTGGTGTCAAACTGCGAAGGAATTATTGATCTACAGCCAGTACTATCTCTGTTTACTCAACCACACATTCTAAAGGTTGTAAGGAAAGAAACTGATGGATTTGACTGAAAttgatctgcatttttttcaaatgtagaATACAAATGTTCTTTCTCTTAAAGGTGGGTGATGACAGAAGGTTATGGTGCTTGCTTAATAAATAAACCAGAGCTTGTTCAAGACATGGTGAGACATGTACGGAATCAGATCGACAACCCTAGATTTTCAGTATCTATTAAAATAAGGTGGGTCTAACTTAAGTGCTGTTTGTGGTACATGGAACAatccttttaatttattttaaagaaatgtgttAGTGTAATAGTTACACTATAATATATGTAATTCTGTCAATAGAATATTACACATCATAATAATTTCCTTACACGTGAAGACTGCTGAGATTTTTTGACCCCAGATGGTGGAAGAATATCTGGGGCAAGTAATCCCAAACTTAGATAGTAGAACCAGCACAGCCTTTGACTACATACCCCAATAACATACTAGATGCTAGAGTTTTCTTGCAATCCAAATGACACAAAAATACAAGTTAAAAGGTCTAGGGTTGCATAAACGAAAAGCAATGCATAGCCTGTATCATCCAAGGACTTTGTGAGCTGTTGGATGCCAGAGCCACAGTTGCTGTTGGCTCTAAGGGGAAGGGTAACAAAACTAGGAACTGGTCCCCATAGCTGCTCTAAGGAACA encodes the following:
- the DUS4L gene encoding tRNA-dihydrouridine(20a/20b) synthase [NAD(P)+]-like isoform X4, whose amino-acid sequence is MTGDIVETKQCQLKDPMDLFHSGQVVKICAPMVRYSKLAFRTLVRKYGCDLCYTPMIVAADFVRSAKARDSEFTTNKGDHPLIVQFAAKEAQVLCDAAHIVCPFADGIDLNCGCPQRWVMTEGYGACLINKPELVQDMVRHVRNQIDNPRFSVSIKIRIHEDLKRTIDLCQKAEATGVSWITVHGRSVEERHQPAHYDAIKIIKQSMSIPIVANGDIKTLKDAENVHHLTGADGIMAARGLLANPAMFAGYEETPLKCIQDWVDIALEHGTPFTCFHHHLMYMMERLTSKQEKKVFNALSSTSAVLDYLNDHYGV
- the DUS4L gene encoding tRNA-dihydrouridine(20a/20b) synthase [NAD(P)+]-like isoform X3, encoding MTGDIVETKQCQLKDPMDLFHSGQVVKICAPMVRYSKLAFRTLVRKYGCDLCYTPMIVAADFVRSAKARDSEFTTNKVGDHPLIVQFAAKEAQVLCDAAHIVCPFADGIDLNCGCPQRWVMTEGYGACLINKPELVQDMVRHVRNQIDNPRFSVSIKIRIHEDLKRTIDLCQKAEATGVSWITVHGRSVEERHQPAHYDAIKIIKQSMSIPIVANGDIKTLKDAENVHHLTGADGIMAARGLLANPAMFAGYEETPLKCIQDWVDIALEHGTPFTCFHHHLMYMMERLTSKQEKKVFNALSSTSAVLDYLNDHYGV